ATTTTGGTGGTTGGATTAATGATCGCCGCGACGACACCTGCTTAAATACGCGCGGTAAAGTTCTTGTGCGCGATTCCAGTGTCGACGTGACGATGAATACCAACGGCTGTTCGGTGCGTGCGGGACGTTGGGACGATCCTTATAGCGGTCGCGAGTACACGCAGGCCGCGGATATTCAAATTGACCACTATGTGGCTTTGAAAAATGCCTATATCAGCGGAGCTTACAAGTGGGATCGCGCGAAGCGCTGTCTTTATGCGAACTACTTGGGAAATAATTTTCATCTTCTTGCGGTTTACGGGAAAGAAAACAACTCGAAGAGTGATAAAACGCCGGAAGGCTGGATGCCAAGCAACAAAAGTTATCACTGCCAGTACTTGGCGCAATGGCTGAAAGTAAAAATGATTTGGTCTTTGGGGCTTACGCCGCCGGAAAAAGACGCCGTGGTCGAATTGGTTCAGCAAAATCACTGTGACCTTTCACAAATGAAGTACTCCGCGCAAGAATTGGACGAGCAAAGACGTTTTATTGCTGACAACAAAGACCTCTGCCAGTAATCCAGAGGAATGATCTTCGCACACGATAAAGTTTTAGGAATGTTGTTGGGGCTGCATGCCGGGGACTCTCTCGGGGCTCCATGGGAGTTTCTTCCTCCTTCGCCGGTTTGGAATAAACACACGGAAATTGTCGGCGGCGGAAAATTCAAATGGAAGGTCGGGGAAGCGACGGATGACACGGATCTTATGCTGTGTGTTTTGCGCGCAATTGAAAATCCGCACCTTCTTTCTTTCGACGTACTCAAAAAAGAAATGCTGAAATGGTACGACAGTCATCCTCCTGACATCGGCACCACCACGATTCGAGGTTTGCGCAATCTGAAGGCGGGCTTGCCGCTAAAAAGCTGCGGTTATGTCGATAATAAGTTTCAGGGCAACGGGTCGATTATGCGGGTTGCTCCATTGAGCCTTCTTGCTGAAGATGCCAATGGCACTTACCAAGGCTCGCAGATTTTAACTTTAGATGAAGTGATCGAAACGCAAACGAAGATGACTCATGGTCATTCTTTGTGTGTGGAAAGCGATCGTGTTTTTATCGCGGCCTTGCGCGCAGCTCTTCGCGGTGGCACGAAGTCGGGCATTTATCATGCCGCCATCAAAGAAGCGGGCCGCGTGTCTGAGACGATTTTAAAACGCTTGCAGCAAGTTATTACCTTGCCTTGGGAGCAACTGCCAACCTCGGGTTTTTGCGTCGATACTTTGTGCGCGGGAATGTGGGCGCTTTTACGGCATGATAATTTTGAAAGCGCGCTGGTGGCGGTCGTGAATAGGGGCGATGATTCGGACTCGTGTGGCGCTGTGGCTGGGGCTCTTTGTGGCGCCTACTATGGTCTCTCCGCGATCCCGCAGCGTTGGCTGAAGGTGCTCGAGTTTCATGATGAGATTGTTGAAATATTAAGGAATAAAAATCTTTTAGATGACAGTCTGGATGATCTCAATCCCGCTGGGACAGAGGTCTAGAAGAAGTAAACTAATTCGCTTGTGCCTCCGATAAGAGGAACATGAGAATTCTTATTTATCTTTCAATCTTTATGATCAGCCAGTTCTCATACGGACAGCAGAAGTGCGGTTCGTCCGAGAGCTCTTTAAAAAACATCGAAAAACTTTGCGGTGAATTGAATAAGAAAAATGAATCGCATTGCCAAAGCAACGTCAAAGCGCAGAAGCAAAATCTTCCGGCGGTTTCATACGGTTTGCTGGGGGCTTCAGGTAAAATGAAGTCGTTGTTCCAGCAGCTGGAATCTTTGCAAAAAGATTTTTTGGCGGATTCTTCCGGTTGTCCTGGCGGCTGTTCTAAGGTGTCAGCGCCTGTCGTGGAGATTCAAACGAAGCCTACAGGAACCATTCCGGATCCGCAGTGTCCTGCGGCTTATTCAGAAATGAAACTCAGCGGGGCGGAGCTGGCCAAGTTCGCCGTCTTGCAAGCAGGACCGACGTTCAAGAAAAGTTTTCGCTTGAATGGCGATGCGAAAGAGTGTCAAGAGCAAGCCACGAAATTTGCGCAAGAGACTTTGATGGGCGACAACGATCTGGGAGAATTCCTTGAAGAAAAAAAATGTCAAAGCCCGTGTTCTTATTCGTCAGTGATTCGTCTTAAAACAAAGACCGACGTGAAATCAGGTTGTGGCGTGGAGCTTGAGCTGGCCGTGCTTTGCGGGCCTCCGAAGAAAGAGCGCGAATGGGTGACTCACGCGTCTTTGACGAAAACTTTCCGTTGCGAGGTGGCGAAATGATCAAAACATTTTTGCTGATAACTCTTTTCAGTCTTCCGACTCTGGCTGACACTTGCTTGGACTCAGATAAGGGCCTGCTGCCAGAGCAAGCCGGCAAGGTTGTCTATTCTCTTGGTGGAGAAAACTGCTTGGGAGAAGCGTGTTACTCGCAAATGGTGAAAGAATTTGATCGCTGTTTGGATTCACAGCGCGTGTTGGAATTTGCCTGTGAAAACGGCACGGTGCTTGAGAAAGAAATCACTTGCTCAGGGGAGCAAACATGTCGCAAAGGAACTTGCGTCAAAAAATAAACCGTTTAGTATGTTGTTATGACATACACAACGATAGAGCTTCTCGGCACGATTTTCTTTGGTCTCGCAGTCATGCATACATTCATGGTGGGGCGTATTCTTCAATGGTCCCATCATTTTCCTAAAGATTCATTGTGGAGCAATATTCTTCATCTTCTTGGAGAGATTGAAGCGGTCTTTGCCATTTGGGCTTCCATATTCATGGTGGTCTTTATCGCTTTGAACGGTTGGACGGCCGCCATTCAATATCAAACTTCTTTGAACTTTGTAGAGCCGTTCTTTATTTTTGCCATCATGGTGGTATGTTCCACTCGGCCCATTCTGGCAGCCGCTCGTCAAGGAATCATGACGGTGAGCACGGGTTTGCAAAAAGTTTTTAGAACTCCGCCGGTTTTAACGGATCTTTTTGTTGTTTTGATTATTGGCCCCTTGAGTGGAAGTTTCATCACGGAACCGGCGGCTATGACGGTGACGGCTTTCATGCTGAACTCGATGCTACATAAAGAAACGAGCAAATTAATCTATGCATTGATTGCGGTGTTGTTTGTGAATGTTTCTATTGGAGGAGCCCTTACGCCTTTCGCCGCTCCGCCAATTCTAATGGTCGCCAGCAAATGGAATTGGGATTTTACTTTTATCATAACGAACTTTGGCTGGAAGAGCGCCCTGGCCGTGTTTGTGAATACATCCTTGCTGCTTGCGATTTTCCGTCGCGAATTAAAAGAAAGCTGCATTACTTTGAAGGATGTTGAAAAACGTCTGGCTGGCGGCCAAGCGCAAATTCCTGTCGGTGTCACAGTGGTGCACTTGCTTTTCCTTGCGGGCATCGTGGTGACGGGACACTACCAAAATGCCTTTCTTGGAATTTTCTTGCTCTTTTTGGGCGTGGCTTCCGTGACGCAAAGATATCAGGATTCATTGCGCTTGAAAGAAAGTCTTTTGGTTTCCATGTTTCTTGGCGGGATCATTCAGTTTGGTGCGTTTCAAAAATGGTGGCTGGCGCCTCTCTTGGCGGGTATGAGTGATCTTCTCTTGTTTAAAGGAGCCGTGGGTTTAACTGCGATTACTGATAACGCCGCGCTGACTTATCTAGGTTCCCAAGTCGAAAGCCTGTCAGACTCGAGCAAATACGCTCTGGTGGCGGGAGCAATTGCCGGTGGCGGTTTGACGATCATCGCCAATGCGCCCAATGCAGCAGGTTATTCGATTCTGAGTCATAAATTCTCCGGAGGAATTAAGCCCTTGAATCTATTGATTGCTGCTCTGGTACCGACGGCGGTCGCAATTTTCTTCTTGTGGGTGTTCTAAGGTCTCTTGAAAAGGTACGGCCTTACTTTTGGTTGCGCAGGCGCACAACCAAAAGTAAGGCCGTACCTAATAAATTATGGACAAGCCCCCTTTTTTTCAGTTACGCTTTATCTATCTCACGGGGAGAGGAGGACATCATGATGAAATTTTCTTTTGTATCAATGATGGATCTTCTTCTTCTGCAAAAATAAAGATCCACGTTTAGCGACGCTTATAGATCTTTTTCCCAACACAATTTGTTTTTTAAAAAGCCCATGACGGGCAGTTACGGATTCGTATGAATTTCTTTAGACGTATGTTGTTCTCTGAGGTCACTCCTCTGGTGAGGTTGGCTAAAACCAAGCACATTGAGGAAGCGGATCTGCTCCCTTTGCCGGACAGTCTTCATCCTGAACTTCAAAAAGTCGATGACTCTGAAATAAATTGGAGCACGCCGCGAAAGTTTTTATTCTCTTTAGTGCGCGCGCTTCGTGGGTGCACACGCCCGGCATATATTTGGTACATCGCAAGTTCTTTACTGGCTTTGGCTTCACCGGTGTTAGTGAATCGGTTTGTCGGTTTAATTTCTCAAGGTGTAAGCAAAGAAAATCTGCCTTGGGCGCTGGGGTATGGTGTTTTGTTGGGCCTGTGCGGTTTTCTTTCGGGCCTTTGCATGCAGCACTATTTTTACAATACGTTGCGCGCGTATCAGCTGGCGACAAATCTTTTAAATGAAAAGATCTTTCGCCACAGCTTAAAGCTCAGTCAGCAGGCTCGTCAGAAAAATCAAATCGGCGATGTCGTGAACCATATGAGTTCCGACTCTGATGCCGTGTCTGATTTTCCTTTGGTCTTGGGGGATTTGTTTTCAGCAAGTTTCCTGATCGTCGGCGTGGTCGGCATGCTGTTCTATTATATCGGCTGGTCGGCGCTGGCGGCCTTGGCGGTTTTGTTTACTCTTGCACCTTTGACAAACTATGTGGCGAAAAGATTCACACGCCTTGATGAAGAGATGATGGCGCACCGGGATCGTCGCGTCACTTTAATGACCCAAGCGTTAAATGCAATCCGCGTGGTTAAATATTTCGCTTGGGAAAAAAGTGTTTCTAAAGAAGTGACCGAAGTGCGCGAGAAAGAACTTTTAAGCCGCCGCCGTTTGGCGAAAGCGGAAGTGATTTCAAGCCTCGGTTATTTGGGTGT
This region of Bdellovibrio sp. 22V genomic DNA includes:
- a CDS encoding HNH endonuclease family protein, with product MKNALLVILLLAASSFNASAMETKGNPRFDEFYTVKEKSVSFSDHVSLNPLDTAQKWWSESDEFAELRATVFNLLDFEHHAEKYGDVNEPYNRQKHFGGWINDRRDDTCLNTRGKVLVRDSSVDVTMNTNGCSVRAGRWDDPYSGREYTQAADIQIDHYVALKNAYISGAYKWDRAKRCLYANYLGNNFHLLAVYGKENNSKSDKTPEGWMPSNKSYHCQYLAQWLKVKMIWSLGLTPPEKDAVVELVQQNHCDLSQMKYSAQELDEQRRFIADNKDLCQ
- a CDS encoding ADP-ribosylglycohydrolase family protein — translated: MIFAHDKVLGMLLGLHAGDSLGAPWEFLPPSPVWNKHTEIVGGGKFKWKVGEATDDTDLMLCVLRAIENPHLLSFDVLKKEMLKWYDSHPPDIGTTTIRGLRNLKAGLPLKSCGYVDNKFQGNGSIMRVAPLSLLAEDANGTYQGSQILTLDEVIETQTKMTHGHSLCVESDRVFIAALRAALRGGTKSGIYHAAIKEAGRVSETILKRLQQVITLPWEQLPTSGFCVDTLCAGMWALLRHDNFESALVAVVNRGDDSDSCGAVAGALCGAYYGLSAIPQRWLKVLEFHDEIVEILRNKNLLDDSLDDLNPAGTEV
- a CDS encoding putative Na+/H+ antiporter; translation: MTYTTIELLGTIFFGLAVMHTFMVGRILQWSHHFPKDSLWSNILHLLGEIEAVFAIWASIFMVVFIALNGWTAAIQYQTSLNFVEPFFIFAIMVVCSTRPILAAARQGIMTVSTGLQKVFRTPPVLTDLFVVLIIGPLSGSFITEPAAMTVTAFMLNSMLHKETSKLIYALIAVLFVNVSIGGALTPFAAPPILMVASKWNWDFTFIITNFGWKSALAVFVNTSLLLAIFRRELKESCITLKDVEKRLAGGQAQIPVGVTVVHLLFLAGIVVTGHYQNAFLGIFLLFLGVASVTQRYQDSLRLKESLLVSMFLGGIIQFGAFQKWWLAPLLAGMSDLLLFKGAVGLTAITDNAALTYLGSQVESLSDSSKYALVAGAIAGGGLTIIANAPNAAGYSILSHKFSGGIKPLNLLIAALVPTAVAIFFLWVF